A window of Erpetoichthys calabaricus chromosome 12, fErpCal1.3, whole genome shotgun sequence contains these coding sequences:
- the si:rp71-39b20.4 gene encoding potassium voltage-gated channel subfamily V member 2 codes for MKEMKKRRFSLFPNLKFGNDSSFSQSIEEDDNSFPFALDSSVKQWNSMKELGELRSNADNEEEHIEDCGGHGQRWSLRGKVAMLKLNIGGRLFQIATKVAARYPYTRIGKLALCPDPIKKLSLCDDYSVLTNEYFFDRDPTLFHYIFHFYRSGILWVMQELCPMNFEEEIQYWGLRMRDMHRCCRILFEEKQDELNDYLKVQRELLAQIEPEHKEEHFEGMFLGELRKNVWNLMENPYCSIQAKVFAVFSSIFVLISIVAMTLNTVDDLRYTTSSGKTYMEHIETFCILFFTTEYFLRLLCTCNIKHFLRSALNFVDLLAIMPYFVQVMFEWFANHDNSNYEEDLQAMQRVSKLSKVLKVIRLMRIFRILKLARHSTGLRAFGFTIRQCYQQVCCLFLFIGMGIFTFSALMHSVEHDVPGTPFSSIPDAWWWAAVSISTVGYGDTVPESVLGRFVAFGCISFGIILNGMPISILFNKFSDYYAKLKEQEGDTAVKLRGKVRLRQRALRKLSECCTQYVTTSSGEASTRSTQRLS; via the exons ATGAAGGAAATGAAGAAGAGACGCTTCAGTTTATTTCCCAACCTGAAGTTTGGAAATGACTCCAGCTTTTCGCAAAGCATCGAAGAAGATGATAATTCATTTCCCTTTGCCCTAGACAGCTCCGTTAAGCAATGGAATTCCATGAAGGAACTAGGGGAGCTTCGCAGCAATGCAGACAATGAAGAAGAACATATTGAAGATTGTGGTGGCCATGGCCAACGATGGTCCCTGAGAGGAAAGGTCGCAATGCTAAAGCTTAACATTGGTGGCAGGTTGTTTCAGATTGCCACTAAGGTGGCTGCCCGCTACCCTTATACTCGTATTGGAAAGCTGGCGCTTTGTCCGGACCCCATAAAGAAGCTTTCGTTGTGTGATGACTATTCCGTTCTCACCAATGAATATTTTTTTGACCGGGATCCCACTCTATTTCACTACATTTTCCACTTCTACCGAAGTGGGATTTTGTGGGTCATGCAAGAGCTGTGCCCGATGAATTTTGAAGAAGAGATCCAATACTGGGGTCTGCGCATGAGGGACATGCACCGCTGCTGCCGGATTCTCTTTGAGGAGAAGCAGGATGAGCTGAATGACTATCTAAAGGTTCAAAGGGAGCTATTGGCACAAATTGAACCCGAGCACAAGGAAGAGCACTTTGAGGGTATGTTTCTAGGTGAATTACGGAAAAACGTCTGGAATTTGATGGAAAACCCTTACTGCTCCATCCAGGCCAAAGTGTTTGCCGTCTTTTCCAGCATTTTTGTGCTCATCTCCATTGTGGCTATGACTCTCAACACGGTGGACGACCTACGTTACACGACCTCCAGTGGAAAGACTTATATGGAGCATATAGAAACATTTTGCATCCTATTCTTTACCACGGAGTATTTCCTGCGTTTGCTTTGTACCTGTAACATTAAGCACTTCTTGCGCAGTGCTCTCAATTTTGTGGACCTGCTGGCCATCATGCCGTACTTTGTCCAGGTCATGTTTGAGTGGTTCGCCAACCACGATAACTCGAACTATGAAGAGGACTTGCAGGCCATGCAGAGGGTCAGTAAGCTCAGCAAAGTTCTGAAGGTGATTCGCCTGATGCGCATCTTCCGTATCCTCAAGCTAGCTCGCCACTCCACGGGACTGCGGGCGTTTGGCTTCACCATTCGACAGTGTTATCAGCAGGTCTGCTGTCTCTTTTTGTTCATCGGAATGGGAATCTTCACTTTTTCAGCTCTCATGCATTCAGTGGAGCACGATGTCCCAGGTACTCCTTTCAGCAGCATCCCAGATGCCTGGTGGTGGGCAGCG GTGAGCATCTCCACTGTGGGCTACGGCGATACAGTTCCCGAATCGGTACTGGGTCGATTTGTCGCTTTTGGATGCATCTCTTTTGGGATCATTCTCAACGGCATGCCAATCTCCATCCTTTTCAATAAGTTTTCAGACTACTATGCGAAGCTGAAGGAACAGGAGGGTGACACTGCTGTGAAGCTTCGTGGCAAGGTGCGTTTGAGGCAAAGAGCCCTGCGAAAACTGTCAGAGTGCTGCACCCAATATGTTACCACCAGCTCCGGAGAGGCGTCCACCAGATCCACACAAAGGTTATCGTAA